The Oncorhynchus mykiss isolate Arlee chromosome 20, USDA_OmykA_1.1, whole genome shotgun sequence genome includes a region encoding these proteins:
- the LOC110498996 gene encoding ankyrin repeat domain-containing protein 1 isoform X1, with the protein MNMNFYSHSLRMVSSQKCEGKESRDVQSSEEKYETSINQEKQEDLRSHKDSLADTDAPMNLNVDKSGHLRLETIDDLQIMLQLRKSRKRARRVQVRKPPPAPETVPYYVDEVDFFKACEENKLPLIERYLEKSGDVNACDNFRRTGLHRACTQGHVDVVKRLLEAGALIENKDKLDTTAVHCACRGGSMLVLELLLNHDGSFSARDKLRSTPLHVAVRTGHYECAEHLIHCGADINAKDREGDTPMHDAVRLNRFKIIQLLLLHGANAKLKNCEGKSPLDSTLEWQSGAKSILSNFKDDAKTPVK; encoded by the exons ATGAATATGAACTTCTACAGCCACAGTTTGAGAATG GTTTCCAGCCAGAAATGTGAGGGCAAAGAATCCAGAGATGTGCAGTCTTCAGAGGAAAAATACGAGACATCCATCAACCAGGAGAAACAAGAGGACCTGAGATCTCACAAGGACAGCCTGGCTGACACCGATGCCCCCATGAATTTAAAT GTAGACAAATCTGGCCATCTGCGGTTAGAGACAATTGATGACCTCCAGATTATGCTGCAACTGAGGAAgtcgagaaagagagcgagaagagtaCAAGTTCGCAAGCCACCACCCGCACCCGAGACTGTG CCTTACTATGTGGATGAGGTGGACTTTTTCAAGGCCTGCGAGGAGAACAAACTGCCATTGATCGAGAGGTATCTGGAAAAATCAGGAGACGTCAATGCTTGTGACAAT TTCAGACGtacaggcctgcacagagcttGCACACAGGGACATGTGGACGTTGTGAAGAGGCTACTGGAGGCTGGAGCTTTAATTGAGAACAAAGACAAG CTGGATACCACTGCTGTCCATTGTGCCTGCCGAGGAGGAAGCATGCTTGTGTTAGAATTGCTGCTCAACCACGATGGTAGCTTCTCTGCCAGGGATAAG CTACGCAGCACTCCTCTTCACGTTGCAGTGAGAACCGGACACTATGAATGCGCTGAACATCTCATCCACTGTGGAGCGGACATCAATGCCAAAGACAGA GAAGGAGATACCCCCATGCACGATGCAGTAAGACTGAACAGATTCAAAATCATCCAACTACTTCTGCTTCATGGAGCCAATGCAAAACTCAAGAATTGC GAGGGGAAGTCACCATTGGATAGCACTCTGGAGTGGCAGAGTGGGGCTAAATCCATTCTCAGCAACTTCAAGGATGATGCAAAAACTCCAGTCAAGTAA
- the LOC110498996 gene encoding ankyrin repeat domain-containing protein 1 isoform X4, with protein MNLNVDKSGHLRLETIDDLQIMLQLRKSRKRARRVQVRKPPPAPETVPYYVDEVDFFKACEENKLPLIERYLEKSGDVNACDNFRRTGLHRACTQGHVDVVKRLLEAGALIENKDKLDTTAVHCACRGGSMLVLELLLNHDGSFSARDKLRSTPLHVAVRTGHYECAEHLIHCGADINAKDREGDTPMHDAVRLNRFKIIQLLLLHGANAKLKNCEGKSPLDSTLEWQSGAKSILSNFKDDAKTPVK; from the exons ATGAATTTAAAT GTAGACAAATCTGGCCATCTGCGGTTAGAGACAATTGATGACCTCCAGATTATGCTGCAACTGAGGAAgtcgagaaagagagcgagaagagtaCAAGTTCGCAAGCCACCACCCGCACCCGAGACTGTG CCTTACTATGTGGATGAGGTGGACTTTTTCAAGGCCTGCGAGGAGAACAAACTGCCATTGATCGAGAGGTATCTGGAAAAATCAGGAGACGTCAATGCTTGTGACAAT TTCAGACGtacaggcctgcacagagcttGCACACAGGGACATGTGGACGTTGTGAAGAGGCTACTGGAGGCTGGAGCTTTAATTGAGAACAAAGACAAG CTGGATACCACTGCTGTCCATTGTGCCTGCCGAGGAGGAAGCATGCTTGTGTTAGAATTGCTGCTCAACCACGATGGTAGCTTCTCTGCCAGGGATAAG CTACGCAGCACTCCTCTTCACGTTGCAGTGAGAACCGGACACTATGAATGCGCTGAACATCTCATCCACTGTGGAGCGGACATCAATGCCAAAGACAGA GAAGGAGATACCCCCATGCACGATGCAGTAAGACTGAACAGATTCAAAATCATCCAACTACTTCTGCTTCATGGAGCCAATGCAAAACTCAAGAATTGC GAGGGGAAGTCACCATTGGATAGCACTCTGGAGTGGCAGAGTGGGGCTAAATCCATTCTCAGCAACTTCAAGGATGATGCAAAAACTCCAGTCAAGTAA
- the LOC110498996 gene encoding ankyrin repeat domain-containing protein 1 isoform X3, producing MDPATADNVSSQKCEGKESRDVQSSEEKYETSINQEKQEDLRSHKDSLADTDAPMNLNVDKSGHLRLETIDDLQIMLQLRKSRKRARRVQVRKPPPAPETVPYYVDEVDFFKACEENKLPLIERYLEKSGDVNACDNFRRTGLHRACTQGHVDVVKRLLEAGALIENKDKLDTTAVHCACRGGSMLVLELLLNHDGSFSARDKLRSTPLHVAVRTGHYECAEHLIHCGADINAKDREGDTPMHDAVRLNRFKIIQLLLLHGANAKLKNCEGKSPLDSTLEWQSGAKSILSNFKDDAKTPVK from the exons ATGGATCCTGCCACTGCAGACAAT GTTTCCAGCCAGAAATGTGAGGGCAAAGAATCCAGAGATGTGCAGTCTTCAGAGGAAAAATACGAGACATCCATCAACCAGGAGAAACAAGAGGACCTGAGATCTCACAAGGACAGCCTGGCTGACACCGATGCCCCCATGAATTTAAAT GTAGACAAATCTGGCCATCTGCGGTTAGAGACAATTGATGACCTCCAGATTATGCTGCAACTGAGGAAgtcgagaaagagagcgagaagagtaCAAGTTCGCAAGCCACCACCCGCACCCGAGACTGTG CCTTACTATGTGGATGAGGTGGACTTTTTCAAGGCCTGCGAGGAGAACAAACTGCCATTGATCGAGAGGTATCTGGAAAAATCAGGAGACGTCAATGCTTGTGACAAT TTCAGACGtacaggcctgcacagagcttGCACACAGGGACATGTGGACGTTGTGAAGAGGCTACTGGAGGCTGGAGCTTTAATTGAGAACAAAGACAAG CTGGATACCACTGCTGTCCATTGTGCCTGCCGAGGAGGAAGCATGCTTGTGTTAGAATTGCTGCTCAACCACGATGGTAGCTTCTCTGCCAGGGATAAG CTACGCAGCACTCCTCTTCACGTTGCAGTGAGAACCGGACACTATGAATGCGCTGAACATCTCATCCACTGTGGAGCGGACATCAATGCCAAAGACAGA GAAGGAGATACCCCCATGCACGATGCAGTAAGACTGAACAGATTCAAAATCATCCAACTACTTCTGCTTCATGGAGCCAATGCAAAACTCAAGAATTGC GAGGGGAAGTCACCATTGGATAGCACTCTGGAGTGGCAGAGTGGGGCTAAATCCATTCTCAGCAACTTCAAGGATGATGCAAAAACTCCAGTCAAGTAA
- the LOC110498996 gene encoding ankyrin repeat domain-containing protein 1 isoform X2, producing the protein MMMGILRVQELVSSQKCEGKESRDVQSSEEKYETSINQEKQEDLRSHKDSLADTDAPMNLNVDKSGHLRLETIDDLQIMLQLRKSRKRARRVQVRKPPPAPETVPYYVDEVDFFKACEENKLPLIERYLEKSGDVNACDNFRRTGLHRACTQGHVDVVKRLLEAGALIENKDKLDTTAVHCACRGGSMLVLELLLNHDGSFSARDKLRSTPLHVAVRTGHYECAEHLIHCGADINAKDREGDTPMHDAVRLNRFKIIQLLLLHGANAKLKNCEGKSPLDSTLEWQSGAKSILSNFKDDAKTPVK; encoded by the exons ATGATGATGGGTATTCTACGAGTACAAGAGCTG GTTTCCAGCCAGAAATGTGAGGGCAAAGAATCCAGAGATGTGCAGTCTTCAGAGGAAAAATACGAGACATCCATCAACCAGGAGAAACAAGAGGACCTGAGATCTCACAAGGACAGCCTGGCTGACACCGATGCCCCCATGAATTTAAAT GTAGACAAATCTGGCCATCTGCGGTTAGAGACAATTGATGACCTCCAGATTATGCTGCAACTGAGGAAgtcgagaaagagagcgagaagagtaCAAGTTCGCAAGCCACCACCCGCACCCGAGACTGTG CCTTACTATGTGGATGAGGTGGACTTTTTCAAGGCCTGCGAGGAGAACAAACTGCCATTGATCGAGAGGTATCTGGAAAAATCAGGAGACGTCAATGCTTGTGACAAT TTCAGACGtacaggcctgcacagagcttGCACACAGGGACATGTGGACGTTGTGAAGAGGCTACTGGAGGCTGGAGCTTTAATTGAGAACAAAGACAAG CTGGATACCACTGCTGTCCATTGTGCCTGCCGAGGAGGAAGCATGCTTGTGTTAGAATTGCTGCTCAACCACGATGGTAGCTTCTCTGCCAGGGATAAG CTACGCAGCACTCCTCTTCACGTTGCAGTGAGAACCGGACACTATGAATGCGCTGAACATCTCATCCACTGTGGAGCGGACATCAATGCCAAAGACAGA GAAGGAGATACCCCCATGCACGATGCAGTAAGACTGAACAGATTCAAAATCATCCAACTACTTCTGCTTCATGGAGCCAATGCAAAACTCAAGAATTGC GAGGGGAAGTCACCATTGGATAGCACTCTGGAGTGGCAGAGTGGGGCTAAATCCATTCTCAGCAACTTCAAGGATGATGCAAAAACTCCAGTCAAGTAA
- the LOC110498997 gene encoding ribonuclease P protein subunit p30 isoform X4, translating to MAVFMDFNISYTTDKKRLQSVIETAAHLGYSTVAINYVVDLEQNKQAIGKPKCVSELFETFPIVQGKSRPFKVLNRLTVVASRAAHFKPLREYKAYDLVAAYPKTEKLFHAACMEFTIDIICVAATEKQPFFFKRSSVNGAIERGVFFEVRYTPAIRDSTMRRHTIANALNLMEACKGKNVIVTSGAEKGPTVWPVRRRWQSCDLNQLSSCPLTWRNEKDCLGDSTLYEE from the exons ATGGCTGTGTTCATGGACTTCAATATTAGCTACACAACCGACAAGAAACGACTTCAGAGTGTTATTGAAACAGCAGCTCATC TTGGATACTCCACAGTTGCCATCAATTATGTGGTTGATTTGGAACAAAATAAGCAG GCAATTGGCAAACCGAAGTGTGTCTCCGAGCTGTTTGAAACATTTCCTATAGTGCAG GGTAAATCCAGACCATTCAAGGTGTTGAACCGACTGACAGTTGTGGCCTCAAGGGCAGCACACTTT AAACCATTAAGAGAGTACAAAGCCTATGACTTAGTGGCTGCCTATCCTAAAACGGAGAAGTTGTTTCAT GCAGCCTGCATGGAATTTACTATTGACATCATCTGTGTAGCAGCGACAGAAAAACAGCCCTTTTTTTTCAAAAGATCTTCAGTCAATGGG GCAATTGAAAGGGGTGTGTTTTTTGAGGTACGTTACACACCTGCAATCCGAGACTCCACCATGAGAAGACACACCATCGCAAATGCTCTAAATCTCATGGAGGCGTGCAAAGGCAAG AACGTAATTGTGACCAGTGGGGCAGAAAAG GGGCCTACTGTTTGGCCTGTCAGAAGAAGATGGCAAAGCTGCGATCTCAACCAACTGTCGAGCTGTCCACTTACATGGAG AAACGAGAAAGACTGCCTTGGGGATAGTACACTCTATGAAGAGTGA
- the LOC110498997 gene encoding ribonuclease P protein subunit p30 isoform X1 produces MAVFMDFNISYTTDKKRLQSVIETAAHLGYSTVAINYVVDLEQNKQAIGKPKCVSELFETFPIVQGKSRPFKVLNRLTVVASRAAHFKPLREYKAYDLVAAYPKTEKLFHAACMEFTIDIICVAATEKQPFFFKRSSVNGAIERGVFFEVRYTPAIRDSTMRRHTIANALNLMEACKGKNVIVTSGAEKPLELRGPYDIANLGLLFGLSEEDGKAAISTNCRAVHLHGETRKTALGIVHSMKSEQPLTERQEKEDVPASKRAKIEMAQ; encoded by the exons ATGGCTGTGTTCATGGACTTCAATATTAGCTACACAACCGACAAGAAACGACTTCAGAGTGTTATTGAAACAGCAGCTCATC TTGGATACTCCACAGTTGCCATCAATTATGTGGTTGATTTGGAACAAAATAAGCAG GCAATTGGCAAACCGAAGTGTGTCTCCGAGCTGTTTGAAACATTTCCTATAGTGCAG GGTAAATCCAGACCATTCAAGGTGTTGAACCGACTGACAGTTGTGGCCTCAAGGGCAGCACACTTT AAACCATTAAGAGAGTACAAAGCCTATGACTTAGTGGCTGCCTATCCTAAAACGGAGAAGTTGTTTCAT GCAGCCTGCATGGAATTTACTATTGACATCATCTGTGTAGCAGCGACAGAAAAACAGCCCTTTTTTTTCAAAAGATCTTCAGTCAATGGG GCAATTGAAAGGGGTGTGTTTTTTGAGGTACGTTACACACCTGCAATCCGAGACTCCACCATGAGAAGACACACCATCGCAAATGCTCTAAATCTCATGGAGGCGTGCAAAGGCAAG AACGTAATTGTGACCAGTGGGGCAGAAAAG CCCCTTGAGTTGAGAGGACCCTATGACATTGCCAATTT GGGCCTACTGTTTGGCCTGTCAGAAGAAGATGGCAAAGCTGCGATCTCAACCAACTGTCGAGCTGTCCACTTACATGGAG AAACGAGAAAGACTGCCTTGGGGATAGTACACTCTATGAAGAGTGAGCAGCCTTTGactgagagacaggagaaagaggatGTTCCAGCGTCAAAGAGGGCTAAGATTGAGATGGCGCAGTAG
- the LOC110498997 gene encoding ribonuclease P protein subunit p30 isoform X2, giving the protein MAVFMDFNISYTTDKKRLQSVIETAAHLGYSTVAINYVVDLEQNKQAIGKPKCVSELFETFPIVQGKSRPFKVLNRLTVVASRAAHFKPLREYKAYDLVAAYPKTEKLFHAACMEFTIDIICVAATEKQPFFFKRSSVNGAIERGVFFEVRYTPAIRDSTMRRHTIANALNLMEACKGKNVIVTSGAEKGPTVWPVRRRWQSCDLNQLSSCPLTWSVVITETRKTALGIVHSMKSEQPLTERQEKEDVPASKRAKIEMAQ; this is encoded by the exons ATGGCTGTGTTCATGGACTTCAATATTAGCTACACAACCGACAAGAAACGACTTCAGAGTGTTATTGAAACAGCAGCTCATC TTGGATACTCCACAGTTGCCATCAATTATGTGGTTGATTTGGAACAAAATAAGCAG GCAATTGGCAAACCGAAGTGTGTCTCCGAGCTGTTTGAAACATTTCCTATAGTGCAG GGTAAATCCAGACCATTCAAGGTGTTGAACCGACTGACAGTTGTGGCCTCAAGGGCAGCACACTTT AAACCATTAAGAGAGTACAAAGCCTATGACTTAGTGGCTGCCTATCCTAAAACGGAGAAGTTGTTTCAT GCAGCCTGCATGGAATTTACTATTGACATCATCTGTGTAGCAGCGACAGAAAAACAGCCCTTTTTTTTCAAAAGATCTTCAGTCAATGGG GCAATTGAAAGGGGTGTGTTTTTTGAGGTACGTTACACACCTGCAATCCGAGACTCCACCATGAGAAGACACACCATCGCAAATGCTCTAAATCTCATGGAGGCGTGCAAAGGCAAG AACGTAATTGTGACCAGTGGGGCAGAAAAG GGGCCTACTGTTTGGCCTGTCAGAAGAAGATGGCAAAGCTGCGATCTCAACCAACTGTCGAGCTGTCCACTTACATGGAG TGTTGTCATTACAGAAACGAGAAAGACTGCCTTGGGGATAGTACACTCTATGAAGAGTGAGCAGCCTTTGactgagagacaggagaaagaggatGTTCCAGCGTCAAAGAGGGCTAAGATTGAGATGGCGCAGTAG
- the LOC110498997 gene encoding ribonuclease P protein subunit p30 isoform X3: MAVFMDFNISYTTDKKRLQSVIETAAHLGYSTVAINYVVDLEQNKQAIGKPKCVSELFETFPIVQGKSRPFKVLNRLTVVASRAAHFKPLREYKAYDLVAAYPKTEKLFHAACMEFTIDIICVAATEKQPFFFKRSSVNGAIERGVFFEVRYTPAIRDSTMRRHTIANALNLMEACKGKNVIVTSGAEKPLELRGPYDIANLGLLFGLSEEDGKAAISTNCRAVHLHGVLSLQKRERLPWG; this comes from the exons ATGGCTGTGTTCATGGACTTCAATATTAGCTACACAACCGACAAGAAACGACTTCAGAGTGTTATTGAAACAGCAGCTCATC TTGGATACTCCACAGTTGCCATCAATTATGTGGTTGATTTGGAACAAAATAAGCAG GCAATTGGCAAACCGAAGTGTGTCTCCGAGCTGTTTGAAACATTTCCTATAGTGCAG GGTAAATCCAGACCATTCAAGGTGTTGAACCGACTGACAGTTGTGGCCTCAAGGGCAGCACACTTT AAACCATTAAGAGAGTACAAAGCCTATGACTTAGTGGCTGCCTATCCTAAAACGGAGAAGTTGTTTCAT GCAGCCTGCATGGAATTTACTATTGACATCATCTGTGTAGCAGCGACAGAAAAACAGCCCTTTTTTTTCAAAAGATCTTCAGTCAATGGG GCAATTGAAAGGGGTGTGTTTTTTGAGGTACGTTACACACCTGCAATCCGAGACTCCACCATGAGAAGACACACCATCGCAAATGCTCTAAATCTCATGGAGGCGTGCAAAGGCAAG AACGTAATTGTGACCAGTGGGGCAGAAAAG CCCCTTGAGTTGAGAGGACCCTATGACATTGCCAATTT GGGCCTACTGTTTGGCCTGTCAGAAGAAGATGGCAAAGCTGCGATCTCAACCAACTGTCGAGCTGTCCACTTACATGGAG TGTTGTCATTACAGAAACGAGAAAGACTGCCTTGGGGATAG